ATTTCTGGATGCATGGATGGACTTTAATCAGAACAACGCGTGGGAGCCGAGTGAACAGATCTTCACCAGTCAGGTTGTGGTGAACGGTGTGAATAATCTGACGTTCGCGATTCCTGCGGGCGCACTACCAGGCATCACTTATACACGTTACCGGTTGAGTGCCGGTGGTGGGTTAGCACCCGATGGACCTGCATCAACGGGTGAAGTGGAAGATTACGAAGTCAAGATCGAGACACCACCACCGCAGGATGACCTGGACTTTGGCGACGCACCGGACGGTTACCCGGTGACCCTGGCGGATAACGGTGCCCGTCACGTATTTGCCGCCGGCCCCACAGGCGGTCCTGGTTTACGTCTGGGCACCGAGTGGGATTCAGAGAGGGACGGAACGCATTCGGTGAATTCAGATTTCGATGATTTGAATCCAGGAGCGAGTCCGGATGATGAAGATGGGGTGACGTTTGGAGTGTTGAATCCGGGTAATCCGGCGGCCGTTACGGATGTGACGGTGAACGGAGCTCCTCCCAACGGAGCATTTCTGGATGCGTGGATGGACTTTAATCAGAACAACGCGTGGGAGCCGAGTGAACAGATCTTCACCAGTCAGGTTGTGGTGAACGGTGTGAATAATCTGACGTTCGCGATTCCTGCGGGCGCATTACCAGGCATCACTTATACACGTTACCGACTGAGTGCCGGCGGCGGTTTGGCACCCGATGGACCTGCATCAACGGGTGAAGTGGAAGATTACGAAGTCAAGATCGAGACACCACCACCGCAGGATGATCTGGACTTTGGCGATGCACCGGACGGTTACCCGGTGACCCTGGCGGATAACGGTGCTCGTCACGTATTTGCCGCCGGCCCCACAGGCGGTCCTGGTTTACGTCTGGGCACCGAGTGGGATTCAGAGTCTGACGGAACGCATTCGGTGAATTCAGATTTTGATGATTTGAATCCAGGAGCGAGTCCGGATGACGAAGATGGGGTGACGTTTGGAGTGTTGAATCCGGGTAATCCGGCGGCCGTTACGGATGTGACGGTGAACGGAGCTCCTCCCAACGGAGCATTTCTGGATGCGTGGATGGACTTTAATCAGAACAACGCGT
This is a stretch of genomic DNA from Fuerstiella sp.. It encodes these proteins:
- a CDS encoding GEVED domain-containing protein, which produces APDGPASTGEVEDYEVKIETPPPQDDLDFGDAPDGYPVTLADNGARHVFAAGPTGGPGLRLGTEWDSERDGTHSVNSDFDDLNPGASPDDEDGVTFGVLNPGNPAAVTDVTVNGAPPNGAFLDAWMDFNQNNAWEPSEQIFTSQVVVNGVNNLTFAIPAGALPGITYTRYRLSAGGGLAPDGPASTGEVEDYEVKIETPPPQDDLDFGDAPDGYPVTLADNGARHVFAAGPTGGPGLRLGTEWDSERDGTHSVNSDFDDLNPGASPDDEDGVTFGVLNPGNPAAVTDVTVNGAPPNGAFLDAWMDFNQNNAWEPSEQIFTSQVVVNGVNNLTFAIPAGALPGITYTRYRLSAGGGLAPDGPASTGEVEDYEVKIETPPPQDDLDFGDAPDGYPVTLADNGARHVFAAGPTGGPGLRLGTEWDSESDGTHSVNSDFDDLNPGASPDDEDGVTFGVLNPGNPAAVTDVTVNGAPPNGAFLDAWMDFNQNNAWEPSEQIFTSQVVVNGVNNLTFAIPAGALPGITYTRYR